One Thalassotalea hakodatensis DNA segment encodes these proteins:
- a CDS encoding MerR family transcriptional regulator, translated as MKVAELAKSLGTTADTVRYYTRLGLLKPAKSVNGYKSYSNKEVSRLKFILSARNLGFSVADIKEIINESEDGKSACPLVRSLIKERLEETEKQFQAMLALRGKMSSALSRWEEMEDKAPTANMVCHLIENFEQIKKA; from the coding sequence ATGAAAGTTGCGGAGCTGGCAAAAAGCCTTGGAACGACTGCTGATACGGTGCGCTATTACACCAGATTAGGATTGTTAAAACCTGCTAAGTCAGTGAACGGCTACAAGTCATACTCGAATAAAGAAGTATCGAGACTTAAATTCATTTTAAGTGCCAGAAACCTTGGTTTTTCCGTTGCAGATATCAAGGAAATTATTAATGAATCTGAAGATGGTAAAAGTGCGTGCCCATTAGTCAGAAGCCTGATCAAAGAGCGGCTTGAAGAAACAGAAAAGCAGTTTCAAGCAATGTTGGCACTTCGAGGAAAAATGTCTTCTGCGCTTTCTCGATGGGAAGAAATGGAAGACAAAGCACCGACTGCAAACATGGTTTGTCATCTCATCGAAAACTTTGAGCAAATTAAAAAAGCATAG
- a CDS encoding cupredoxin domain-containing protein, whose product MMVINLLGLMLIALIVWWFWLYKPNKTIVQGNEVLIEVRDGVYSPSSIQVSASQPVTLKFMRKDQSPCAETMLIPSLDISEQLKLNEITQITLLNLSPGEHEFHCQMQMYRGVLKVV is encoded by the coding sequence ATGATGGTTATTAACTTATTAGGCTTAATGTTAATCGCGCTGATTGTTTGGTGGTTTTGGCTATATAAACCCAATAAAACAATCGTTCAAGGTAATGAAGTACTCATTGAAGTGAGGGATGGTGTGTATTCCCCATCCTCAATTCAGGTGTCTGCTAGCCAACCTGTCACTCTGAAGTTTATGCGCAAAGATCAATCCCCCTGCGCTGAAACAATGCTTATTCCTTCATTGGATATAAGCGAACAGCTTAAATTAAATGAAATTACTCAAATTACCCTATTGAACTTATCACCGGGAGAGCATGAGTTTCACTGTCAGATGCAAATGTATCGCGGTGTCTTAAAAGTCGTTTAG
- a CDS encoding heavy metal translocating P-type ATPase: MEKVSHNQQLIIEGAGCASCVGKIEGALKATLGVVSAEMNFADRTVTVYGTAKTKELIKAVESVGYNAKPIDDSSATDALDEKEAADWAYYKKLMRDTFIALSLGVPLMIYSIVVGEMTVETNLERISWLVVGILTFGVMYFSGKHFYVGAWKSFKNHSANMDTLIALGTGTAWLYSMVVVFAPDAVPLMARHVYFEATAMIIGLIDLGLALEIKARGKTSEAIKRLIGLQAKTATVVRDNKEVQIGIEQVLFNDIVKVKPGEKIPVDGVVLEGHTSIDESMLTGEPMPAEKAEEDEVVAGTLNKSGMILFRATRVGKDTALAQIINMVKRAQNSKPPIGRLADVISAFFVPVVMITSVLSALAWLNFGPEPAIAFAIVSATTVLIIACPCALGLATPMSVMVGVGKAAEAGVLIRNGEALQTASKITAMILDKTGTITEGAPKVTDIILAKATDEKDVLQLAASLESGSEHPLAQAIVESALDQDIELLKIEAFNAITGFGVEANCNNKALLFGNDKLMKLKGIDLTGFVGKAQSLAKEAKTPMYFAVDGELAAIIAVADPIKSDSISAIQRLQANGIRVIMLTGDNKETAAAVAKKAGISEFFAEVLPEDKANKVKELQGSGEIVGMTGDGINDAPALALADVGFAIGTGTDVAIESADITLMRGSLHGLADAIAVSKATLRNIKQNLFGAFVYNVAGIPFAAGVLYPFFGILLSPVIAGAAMAFSSLTVVSNANRLRFFKAKEH; the protein is encoded by the coding sequence TTGGAGAAAGTATCACATAACCAACAGCTTATCATTGAAGGTGCTGGGTGTGCTAGCTGTGTAGGCAAAATTGAAGGGGCGTTGAAGGCAACTCTTGGAGTCGTCAGTGCGGAAATGAATTTTGCTGATAGGACAGTAACAGTTTATGGGACAGCTAAAACAAAAGAATTGATCAAAGCTGTTGAGTCAGTGGGGTATAACGCGAAGCCAATTGATGATAGCTCAGCAACAGATGCGCTTGATGAGAAAGAGGCGGCTGATTGGGCATATTATAAGAAGCTAATGCGCGATACGTTTATTGCCCTTTCACTCGGCGTTCCTTTGATGATCTACAGCATTGTAGTTGGAGAAATGACGGTTGAAACAAACCTTGAACGAATTTCTTGGTTGGTTGTAGGCATTTTAACTTTTGGTGTTATGTATTTTTCAGGCAAGCATTTCTATGTAGGAGCATGGAAGAGCTTCAAAAATCATTCAGCCAATATGGACACCCTAATTGCTTTAGGAACAGGCACGGCTTGGTTGTATTCGATGGTTGTCGTGTTTGCACCTGACGCTGTTCCATTGATGGCACGGCATGTTTATTTTGAAGCTACCGCCATGATCATTGGCTTAATTGATTTAGGTTTAGCATTAGAAATAAAAGCCAGAGGTAAAACCTCTGAGGCCATTAAACGTCTTATCGGCTTGCAAGCCAAAACAGCAACCGTGGTTCGTGACAACAAAGAAGTTCAGATAGGTATTGAGCAGGTTTTATTTAACGATATTGTGAAGGTAAAACCGGGTGAAAAAATTCCCGTCGATGGCGTGGTATTGGAAGGACACACCTCTATTGATGAGTCCATGCTGACAGGCGAACCTATGCCTGCTGAAAAAGCTGAAGAAGATGAGGTTGTCGCAGGTACTTTGAACAAATCAGGCATGATTTTATTTAGAGCCACACGCGTTGGTAAAGACACGGCGCTTGCACAAATCATCAATATGGTGAAACGAGCACAAAATTCAAAACCGCCGATTGGCCGTTTGGCCGATGTTATTTCAGCTTTTTTCGTACCTGTCGTGATGATTACCTCTGTGTTAAGTGCGCTAGCATGGCTTAACTTTGGACCTGAGCCAGCCATTGCTTTTGCCATCGTTTCAGCAACTACTGTGCTTATTATTGCCTGCCCGTGTGCTTTAGGCTTGGCAACACCCATGTCTGTCATGGTGGGAGTAGGAAAAGCAGCAGAAGCCGGAGTGCTTATTCGCAACGGTGAGGCACTGCAAACCGCCTCTAAAATCACTGCCATGATTTTAGATAAAACGGGCACTATTACTGAAGGGGCACCTAAGGTAACCGATATTATTTTAGCAAAAGCTACTGACGAAAAAGACGTACTACAGCTTGCAGCAAGTTTAGAAAGCGGCTCAGAGCATCCTTTAGCGCAAGCGATTGTTGAAAGTGCGTTAGATCAGGATATTGAGTTACTAAAAATTGAAGCCTTTAACGCCATTACGGGTTTTGGTGTAGAAGCAAACTGCAACAATAAAGCCCTGCTTTTCGGTAACGATAAACTAATGAAGTTAAAAGGCATAGACCTCACTGGCTTTGTTGGAAAAGCCCAGTCTTTAGCAAAAGAAGCTAAAACACCTATGTATTTTGCTGTTGATGGTGAGCTTGCCGCAATAATTGCTGTTGCAGATCCAATCAAGTCTGACTCAATCTCTGCTATCCAACGTCTTCAGGCCAATGGTATACGCGTCATCATGCTAACGGGGGATAACAAGGAAACCGCTGCCGCTGTTGCCAAAAAAGCGGGCATTAGCGAGTTTTTTGCTGAAGTGCTGCCAGAAGACAAAGCCAACAAGGTGAAAGAGCTACAAGGCAGTGGCGAAATCGTTGGTATGACAGGTGATGGCATCAACGATGCTCCGGCGCTAGCGTTAGCTGATGTTGGTTTTGCTATAGGCACAGGTACAGACGTTGCGATTGAAAGCGCGGATATTACCCTGATGCGTGGTTCACTTCATGGCCTTGCTGATGCCATCGCGGTAAGCAAAGCGACTTTACGAAATATCAAACAAAACTTGTTTGGCGCGTTTGTCTATAACGTAGCCGGGATTCCTTTTGCTGCGGGGGTTCTATACCCCTTCTTTGGCATTCTGCTTAGCCCTGTAATTGCAGGTGCTGCAATGGCGTTTTCGTCATTGACTGTAGTGTCAAATGCAAATCGACTTCGCTTTTTTAAAGCAAAAGAGCATTAG
- a CDS encoding methyltransferase family protein, producing MNETYDYGLWSMVILNSAIFIFFAFSFVKPKTSTDWRSLSAFSAFIVALFTEMYGFPLTIYFLSGWLTDTYPEVNFFVHENGHLLHTFFGFQGDAHWDPFHIVSMVFIVAGFFMLSSAWNVLYHAQKHHQLATTGWYARCRHPQYVAFILIMFGFLLQWPTIPTLAMFPILVVVYVKLAKREETQAIAEFGSEYHSYMESTPSWIPNFNKNIEGKNHENVN from the coding sequence ATGAATGAAACATATGATTATGGCTTATGGTCAATGGTGATACTGAACTCAGCAATTTTTATCTTTTTTGCCTTTAGTTTTGTCAAACCAAAAACATCAACTGATTGGAGAAGTCTAAGCGCGTTCTCTGCCTTTATTGTTGCCCTATTTACTGAAATGTATGGCTTTCCTTTAACTATCTATTTTCTGTCGGGGTGGCTGACGGATACCTATCCAGAAGTAAATTTCTTTGTGCATGAAAATGGGCATTTATTACATACTTTCTTTGGATTTCAAGGTGATGCCCATTGGGACCCATTTCATATAGTGAGTATGGTGTTTATTGTTGCAGGTTTCTTTATGTTGTCTTCAGCATGGAATGTATTGTATCACGCGCAAAAACATCATCAATTGGCTACAACTGGATGGTATGCAAGGTGTCGCCACCCACAGTACGTAGCTTTCATTCTAATCATGTTCGGCTTTTTATTGCAGTGGCCGACCATCCCAACACTTGCGATGTTTCCAATCTTAGTCGTTGTTTACGTCAAGCTAGCGAAACGCGAAGAGACACAAGCTATTGCCGAGTTTGGTTCGGAGTACCATAGCTATATGGAATCGACACCAAGTTGGATTCCAAATTTTAATAAGAACATAGAAGGTAAAAATCATGAAAACGTTAACTAA
- a CDS encoding DUF5676 family membrane protein, which yields MMKLNEKAFALACAAAFGIVWVVCSIFVMAMPDMMSDMTGNMLHTDWKSMGWHMSIFGVLFGGILWAALAGITGWLIAKIYNLQADK from the coding sequence ATGATGAAACTTAATGAAAAAGCTTTTGCATTAGCTTGCGCCGCTGCCTTTGGCATTGTCTGGGTTGTTTGTTCAATTTTTGTGATGGCTATGCCTGATATGATGTCAGATATGACTGGCAATATGTTGCATACAGACTGGAAAAGTATGGGCTGGCATATGTCTATATTTGGGGTCCTATTTGGCGGCATATTATGGGCTGCACTGGCGGGAATTACAGGATGGTTGATTGCAAAGATTTATAATTTGCAGGCTGATAAATAA
- a CDS encoding DUF2933 domain-containing protein → MKNQHPNFWSTPTGWAALALIAAVTYFLVLEHGQHMLQFLPYLILLLCPLMHVFMHGSHGKHGHDHSHAPDEKKEESF, encoded by the coding sequence ATGAAAAATCAACACCCTAATTTTTGGTCAACACCTACAGGCTGGGCTGCACTGGCACTTATTGCCGCAGTGACCTACTTCTTAGTGCTTGAGCATGGTCAACATATGCTGCAATTTCTTCCCTACTTGATTTTATTGCTATGCCCCTTGATGCACGTATTTATGCATGGCAGTCATGGTAAACATGGTCACGATCATTCACATGCGCCTGATGAAAAAAAGGAAGAGAGCTTTTAA